The following coding sequences lie in one Enterococcus sp. 9E7_DIV0242 genomic window:
- a CDS encoding GntR family transcriptional regulator, whose protein sequence is MSSNLQQQAFQAIRKQIIYAEIEPGSKISEKALEDALHIGRTPIREALIQLRNQELVYTVPQSGTYVSKIDIETASHASFSRKLLEKAVLVECSARMTEKAGQVLENVIEDTRIAAENRDLRKFFHLDNVFHKTCFDIAGKAEVWEWLESFSTHLDRFRWLRLNVSELRWERIIEEHEQLLQAIMKQKLNEVSFLSSMHLHMIIEEQDKIIQTFPDFFTQGSKIQ, encoded by the coding sequence ATGAGCAGTAATTTACAGCAACAAGCTTTTCAGGCCATTCGAAAACAGATCATCTATGCTGAAATCGAGCCCGGAAGTAAGATATCTGAAAAAGCCTTGGAGGATGCTCTTCATATTGGACGAACGCCTATTCGTGAAGCGCTGATCCAATTAAGGAATCAAGAGCTAGTCTATACCGTTCCGCAATCAGGGACCTACGTCTCAAAAATAGACATCGAAACAGCTTCCCATGCTTCTTTCAGTCGAAAGTTATTAGAAAAAGCCGTATTGGTAGAATGTAGTGCTCGTATGACAGAAAAAGCGGGGCAGGTTTTAGAGAATGTCATCGAGGACACACGGATTGCTGCTGAAAATAGGGACTTACGAAAATTCTTTCATTTAGATAATGTCTTTCATAAAACTTGCTTTGATATTGCCGGAAAAGCAGAAGTTTGGGAGTGGTTGGAAAGCTTCTCTACACATCTGGATCGTTTTCGCTGGTTGCGTTTGAACGTCAGCGAGCTTCGTTGGGAGCGGATTATCGAAGAGCATGAGCAGCTGCTACAGGCAATCATGAAACAGAAGCTGAATGAGGTCAGCTTTCTGAGCTCAATGCATCTCCATATGATCATCGAAGAGCAGGATAAAATTATTCAGACGTTTCCTGATTTTTTCACTCAAGGTTCTAAAATCCAGTGA